One genomic segment of Natrononativus amylolyticus includes these proteins:
- a CDS encoding 50S ribosomal protein L44e: MQMPRRFNTYCPHCKEHHEHEVEKVRSGRSSGMKWDARRTRRNKKVIGNAGRFSKVPGGDKPTKKTDLKYRCGECGKAHLREGWRAGRLEFQE, from the coding sequence ATGCAGATGCCACGTCGATTCAACACGTACTGCCCGCACTGTAAGGAACACCACGAGCACGAGGTCGAGAAGGTCCGCTCGGGGCGCTCCTCGGGCATGAAGTGGGACGCTCGCCGAACCCGTCGAAACAAGAAAGTGATCGGGAACGCCGGTCGCTTCTCGAAGGTCCCCGGCGGCGACAAACCCACGAAGAAGACCGATCTCAAGTACCGCTGTGGCGAATGCGGCAAGGCCCACCTCCGCGAGGGATGGCGCGCCGGCCGACTCGAGTTCCAGGAGTGA
- a CDS encoding 30S ribosomal protein S27e — MAGSFYNVRCGDCENEQIVFGKASTEVACAVCGTTLARPTGGKAEIDHEITETVEAR, encoded by the coding sequence ATGGCAGGAAGTTTCTACAACGTCCGCTGCGGTGACTGCGAGAACGAACAGATCGTCTTCGGCAAGGCCTCCACCGAGGTCGCCTGCGCCGTCTGCGGGACGACCCTGGCCCGCCCGACCGGCGGAAAGGCCGAAATCGACCACGAGATCACGGAGACCGTCGAAGCACGATGA
- a CDS encoding translation initiation factor IF-2 subunit alpha, with product MKYSGWPNTGELVVGKIDEIEDFGVFVDLEEYQDKRGLIHISEVASGWIKNVRDHVREGQIVVCKVLDVDESHEQIDLSLKDVNDHQRSDKIQDWKNEQKADNWMELAFGEEIGDEEYISIANELLGAHGSLYDGFKQAAIHGEEALEETDLTDEERAVIVETARENVSVPYVNVTGYVDLENASPSGVDGIRKALEAAGGNGDIPEEVELDVTYVGAPEYRIKVRAPNYKTAESHLESSAERAIAAIEAEGGSGAYHRERHTDDE from the coding sequence ATGAAGTACAGCGGCTGGCCCAACACCGGTGAACTCGTCGTCGGCAAGATCGACGAAATCGAGGACTTCGGCGTCTTCGTCGACCTCGAGGAGTACCAGGACAAGCGCGGCCTCATCCACATCTCAGAGGTTGCCAGCGGGTGGATCAAGAACGTCCGCGACCACGTCCGCGAGGGCCAGATCGTCGTCTGTAAGGTGCTCGACGTCGACGAATCCCACGAACAGATCGACCTCTCGTTGAAGGACGTCAACGACCACCAGCGCTCCGATAAGATCCAGGACTGGAAGAACGAACAGAAGGCCGACAACTGGATGGAGCTGGCCTTCGGCGAGGAGATCGGCGACGAGGAGTACATCTCGATCGCGAACGAGCTTCTGGGCGCCCACGGCAGCCTCTACGACGGCTTCAAGCAGGCCGCGATCCACGGCGAGGAGGCCCTCGAGGAGACCGACCTCACAGACGAGGAGCGCGCGGTGATCGTCGAAACCGCCCGCGAGAACGTCTCGGTGCCGTACGTCAACGTCACCGGCTACGTCGACCTGGAGAACGCCTCCCCGAGCGGCGTCGACGGCATCCGAAAGGCCCTCGAGGCCGCGGGAGGAAACGGCGACATCCCCGAAGAGGTCGAGCTCGACGTGACCTACGTCGGCGCACCCGAGTACCGGATCAAGGTCCGCGCGCCGAACTACAAGACCGCCGAGTCCCACCTCGAGTCGAGCGCCGAGCGCGCCATCGCCGCGATCGAAGCGGAGGGTGGCTCCGGTGCGTACCACCGCGAGCGACACACCGACGACGAGTAA
- a CDS encoding RNA-protein complex protein Nop10 yields MKSDIRVCSAWRETHERPVYTLSDSCPDCGADAENSAPAPLNPEDPYGEYRRALKRRNR; encoded by the coding sequence ATGAAATCGGATATCCGGGTCTGTTCGGCGTGGCGCGAAACCCACGAGCGCCCGGTCTATACTCTTTCTGACAGCTGTCCCGACTGCGGAGCCGACGCCGAGAACAGCGCTCCCGCGCCGCTGAACCCCGAAGACCCCTACGGCGAGTACCGACGCGCTCTTAAGCGTCGCAATCGCTGA
- a CDS encoding proteasome assembly chaperone family protein — protein sequence MDELDIEAVAEADLEDPVFVEGLPGVGHVGKLAADHILEELAEESTLVRRLYSREFPPQVSIEDGVTDLTCAEIHAVSVPDGRDLLVLTGDHQAQTNEGHYVLTDAFLDVAEEFGAGELYALGGVPTGELIDEYAVLGAVTREERIEPLEDVGVEFREDEPAGGIVGVSGLLLGLGKRRGFEGACLMGETSGYLVDPKSARAVLEILEAVLEFSLEYESLDERADEMEDVIGKIREMEQQQQAMDVPTDDDLRYIG from the coding sequence ATGGACGAACTCGACATCGAGGCGGTCGCGGAGGCCGACCTCGAGGACCCCGTCTTCGTCGAGGGGCTGCCGGGCGTCGGCCACGTCGGAAAGCTCGCCGCCGATCACATTCTCGAGGAGCTCGCCGAGGAGAGCACGCTCGTCCGCCGGCTCTACTCCCGGGAGTTCCCGCCGCAGGTGTCCATCGAGGACGGCGTCACCGACCTCACCTGCGCGGAGATCCACGCCGTCTCGGTTCCCGACGGCCGCGACCTGCTGGTGTTGACCGGCGACCACCAGGCCCAGACCAACGAGGGCCACTACGTGCTCACCGACGCCTTCCTCGACGTCGCCGAGGAGTTCGGCGCCGGCGAGCTGTACGCCTTAGGCGGCGTTCCGACCGGCGAACTCATCGACGAGTACGCCGTCCTCGGCGCGGTCACCCGCGAGGAGCGGATCGAGCCCCTCGAGGACGTCGGCGTCGAGTTCCGCGAGGACGAACCCGCCGGCGGGATCGTCGGCGTCTCCGGGCTGTTGCTCGGACTGGGCAAGCGCCGCGGGTTCGAGGGCGCCTGCCTGATGGGCGAGACCAGCGGCTACCTCGTCGACCCGAAGAGCGCCCGCGCCGTCCTCGAGATCCTCGAGGCGGTCCTCGAGTTCAGCCTCGAGTACGAGTCCCTCGACGAGCGGGCCGACGAGATGGAGGACGTCATCGGCAAGATCCGGGAGATGGAACAACAGCAGCAGGCGATGGACGTGCCGACGGACGACGACCTTCGGTACATCGGCTGA
- a CDS encoding J domain-containing protein has product MPETVVDAIPPAVLAGLALGAIFTVFAAALFLLGERLFPSRSAATTRTYSSEDRRRTEIRDYLGEIGERYAEDHPIAGTTVAFYLPERDVAVTFDAHDFFRIQNTTDTYVVLCEHEMPGPHLGGRLPFEVPELESGPTDFQETIRLAYEALGLPTTATRDEIKSAYRRQVKEVHPDHGGDRESFRRVQEAYVTAKEHAD; this is encoded by the coding sequence GTGCCAGAGACCGTCGTCGATGCGATCCCGCCAGCCGTTCTCGCGGGGCTGGCCCTGGGTGCGATCTTCACCGTTTTCGCCGCGGCGCTGTTTCTCCTCGGCGAGCGGCTGTTCCCCAGCCGGAGCGCCGCGACGACGCGGACGTACTCGAGCGAGGACCGACGGCGCACGGAGATCCGCGACTACCTGGGGGAGATCGGCGAGCGCTACGCCGAGGACCACCCGATCGCCGGGACGACGGTGGCGTTCTACCTCCCCGAGCGCGACGTCGCGGTCACGTTCGACGCCCACGACTTCTTTCGGATCCAGAATACTACCGACACGTACGTCGTCCTCTGTGAACACGAGATGCCGGGGCCGCACCTCGGCGGGCGGCTCCCATTCGAGGTGCCCGAACTCGAGTCCGGGCCGACGGACTTCCAGGAGACGATCCGGCTGGCCTACGAGGCGCTCGGTCTGCCGACGACGGCGACGCGAGACGAGATCAAGTCGGCCTACCGCCGGCAGGTAAAGGAGGTCCATCCGGACCACGGCGGCGACAGGGAGTCCTTCCGACGGGTCCAGGAGGCGTACGTGACGGCCAAGGAGCACGCCGACTGA
- a CDS encoding MarR family transcriptional regulator, with amino-acid sequence MVDVLDNKRAATRFRILVEIAERQPAVSQGEIAEEVGVTSQAVSEYIRSLIDDGLVEKEGRSRYRVTKEGVDWLFQATGDVRRYADHVTEDVLGAMGEDAAIATANLEEGDVVSLSLRDGLLHASPGGSGPATGVATTDAAEGTDVGVTSFEGVIDLEPGTVTVQQVPSVRAGGSRAIDDGTVADVCAGADLVCATGVEAAVACRAAGVEPTTTFAAGDVAADAAERGLRVTVVATTDAVGRVTDVLRDGDVAYEVLEG; translated from the coding sequence ATGGTCGACGTCCTCGACAACAAACGCGCCGCGACTCGGTTTCGCATCCTCGTCGAGATCGCCGAGCGCCAGCCCGCCGTCAGCCAGGGCGAGATCGCCGAGGAAGTCGGCGTCACGAGCCAGGCCGTCAGCGAGTACATCCGGTCGCTGATCGACGACGGCCTCGTCGAGAAGGAGGGGCGCTCGCGCTATCGGGTCACCAAGGAGGGCGTCGACTGGCTGTTCCAGGCGACGGGCGACGTCCGCCGCTACGCCGACCACGTCACCGAGGACGTCCTCGGGGCGATGGGCGAGGACGCCGCGATCGCCACTGCGAATCTCGAGGAGGGCGACGTCGTCTCGCTCTCCCTGCGAGACGGCTTACTCCACGCCAGCCCCGGCGGCTCGGGGCCGGCCACCGGCGTGGCGACGACTGACGCCGCCGAGGGAACCGACGTCGGCGTCACGAGCTTCGAGGGGGTGATCGACCTCGAGCCGGGAACCGTCACGGTCCAGCAGGTGCCGAGCGTTCGCGCGGGCGGGAGCCGGGCGATCGACGACGGGACGGTCGCGGACGTCTGTGCGGGCGCGGATCTCGTCTGTGCGACGGGCGTCGAGGCGGCCGTCGCCTGCCGGGCGGCCGGCGTCGAGCCGACGACCACGTTCGCCGCGGGCGACGTCGCCGCCGACGCCGCCGAACGCGGCCTCCGGGTCACCGTCGTCGCGACGACCGACGCCGTCGGACGGGTGACCGACGTCCTTCGCGACGGCGATGTCGCCTACGAGGTACTCGAGGGCTGA
- the artA gene encoding archaeosortase A — translation MPSPPSPSPAPSGIGPDLLAASLAPAMATAVSLTDALAWVAIGTFALAFVFQWRGGSDTARHVAAVAWVLFGVFWVTMVPYYYGEARSPLQTILALAALPLCLYTGYLLARGRESLLLLSKAVAIMGLIYLPAETIPFVRQWLIETTAAQTHWGMERLGHSPGLSEGPEYGYMSRFDFDPDETVTGRTTYIIMACTGIGSMAIFGGLTAAVKAPFRRKATAFALAIGVIWILNFFRNVFIGLASPWGWFQYEPLIYVATEWMGAPANQTSFLVAHNFIAQFLSIFALVGITYLVIRILPEVLAVLEDVLFVLTGTEYDLEAAVGAEVRTDGAGDER, via the coding sequence ATGCCGTCCCCGCCCTCGCCGTCTCCCGCACCGTCGGGCATCGGTCCCGACCTGCTCGCGGCGAGTCTCGCCCCGGCGATGGCGACCGCCGTCTCGCTGACGGACGCCCTCGCGTGGGTCGCGATCGGAACGTTCGCGCTCGCCTTCGTCTTCCAGTGGCGAGGAGGGTCCGACACCGCGCGACACGTCGCCGCGGTCGCCTGGGTGCTGTTCGGCGTCTTCTGGGTCACGATGGTGCCGTACTACTACGGCGAGGCCCGGAGCCCGCTCCAGACGATCCTCGCGCTCGCGGCGCTGCCGCTGTGTCTCTACACGGGCTACCTGCTCGCCCGGGGCCGGGAGTCGCTGCTGTTGCTCTCGAAGGCCGTCGCGATCATGGGGCTGATCTACCTCCCCGCGGAGACGATCCCGTTCGTCCGCCAGTGGCTCATCGAGACGACCGCCGCCCAGACCCACTGGGGGATGGAACGGCTCGGTCACAGCCCCGGCCTGAGCGAGGGGCCCGAGTACGGCTACATGAGTCGCTTCGACTTCGACCCCGACGAGACCGTCACCGGCCGGACGACCTACATCATCATGGCCTGTACCGGGATCGGGAGCATGGCGATCTTCGGCGGCCTCACCGCCGCCGTGAAGGCCCCCTTCAGGCGGAAGGCGACCGCGTTCGCCCTCGCGATCGGCGTCATCTGGATCCTCAACTTCTTCCGGAACGTCTTCATCGGACTGGCCTCGCCGTGGGGCTGGTTCCAGTACGAGCCGCTGATCTACGTCGCCACGGAGTGGATGGGCGCCCCGGCGAACCAGACGTCGTTCCTCGTCGCCCACAACTTCATCGCCCAGTTCCTCTCGATCTTCGCACTGGTCGGCATCACCTACCTCGTGATCAGGATCCTCCCCGAGGTGCTCGCGGTCTTAGAGGACGTCCTCTTCGTGCTCACGGGCACCGAGTACGACCTCGAGGCGGCCGTCGGCGCCGAGGTCCGGACCGACGGCGCCGGCGACGAACGATGA
- a CDS encoding metallophosphoesterase, giving the protein MTADPVPFEFLERALYLPAAEGLVLADVHLGRAAASNVDAPLDDARDVRERLEGLLERTTPETVVIAGDLLHSFSHVPRGVEAEVCDLEATVADAGARLVVTPGNHDTMLESVFDGEATPECRLSDGETVVCHGHEAPSLDAERYVVGHDHPALSVDGRKLPCLLYGPDAYRGADVVMLPSFTRLAGGATVNGMRSGDFQTPLADGVGDWHPAIRDESAGETLWFPPLGECRRLL; this is encoded by the coding sequence ATGACCGCCGACCCGGTTCCGTTCGAGTTCCTCGAGCGCGCGCTGTACCTTCCGGCGGCGGAGGGGCTCGTCCTCGCGGACGTCCATCTCGGGCGGGCCGCCGCCTCGAACGTCGACGCGCCGCTCGACGACGCCCGCGACGTCCGCGAGCGACTCGAGGGACTGCTCGAACGTACCACCCCGGAGACCGTCGTGATCGCGGGCGATCTGCTGCACTCGTTTTCGCACGTTCCTCGCGGCGTCGAAGCGGAGGTGTGCGACCTCGAGGCGACCGTCGCCGACGCTGGTGCTCGACTGGTCGTCACGCCGGGAAATCACGATACGATGCTCGAGTCGGTGTTCGACGGCGAGGCGACCCCCGAGTGCCGGCTGTCCGACGGCGAGACCGTGGTCTGTCACGGCCACGAGGCGCCGTCGCTCGACGCCGAGCGGTACGTCGTCGGCCACGACCACCCCGCGCTGTCGGTCGACGGGCGAAAGCTTCCGTGTCTCCTCTACGGGCCGGACGCGTACCGGGGGGCGGACGTGGTGATGCTGCCGTCGTTCACCCGCCTCGCCGGCGGCGCGACGGTGAACGGCATGCGGTCGGGAGACTTCCAGACGCCGCTCGCCGACGGCGTCGGCGACTGGCACCCCGCGATCCGGGACGAATCCGCGGGCGAGACGCTCTGGTTTCCGCCGCTGGGAGAGTGTCGACGGCTGCTGTGA
- a CDS encoding threonine synthase, producing METTDAFTGLECIDCGATFDAEEGSHRCGECGGILDPRYDYGAVDLDRETLASRPFDSMWRYEELLPFARESAVTMDEGATPLVECPKLADELGVERVVFKDEGRNPTGTFKDRGQTVAMTAAVQHGATDVALASAGNAGQAAAAYAGRADIDSHVFLPARAGFTNKAMVNVHGGDMTVVGGRITDAGAAYADAMAEHDDWYSVKTFETPYRHEGKKTMFYEIAEQLEWETPDAIVYPTGGGVGLVGMHKAAKELRELGLIDELPALYAAQATGCQPIVEAFESGSEVHEAVEHPDTICGGIEIPDPGASPWILEALRESGGGAVATDDEEILEAAIAVAKGEGLEMAPTCAAAASGAWELGERGEFEGDETVVILNTGTGNKDADVLRSHLMGKGI from the coding sequence ATGGAGACGACGGACGCATTCACCGGGCTCGAGTGCATCGACTGCGGGGCGACGTTCGACGCGGAAGAGGGAAGCCACCGCTGTGGCGAGTGCGGCGGAATCCTCGATCCGCGCTACGACTACGGCGCGGTCGACCTCGACCGCGAGACGCTCGCCTCGCGGCCGTTCGACTCGATGTGGCGCTACGAGGAGCTACTCCCGTTCGCCCGCGAGTCGGCGGTGACGATGGACGAGGGAGCGACCCCGCTCGTCGAGTGTCCGAAACTCGCCGACGAACTCGGCGTCGAGCGGGTCGTGTTCAAGGACGAGGGGCGCAACCCGACGGGGACGTTCAAGGACCGCGGTCAGACGGTCGCGATGACGGCGGCGGTCCAGCACGGGGCGACCGACGTCGCGCTGGCGTCGGCGGGCAACGCCGGGCAGGCCGCCGCGGCCTACGCCGGACGGGCGGACATCGACTCCCACGTCTTCCTCCCCGCGCGGGCGGGCTTTACGAACAAGGCCATGGTCAACGTCCACGGCGGCGACATGACCGTCGTCGGCGGGCGGATCACGGATGCCGGAGCGGCCTACGCCGACGCGATGGCCGAACACGACGACTGGTACTCCGTGAAGACGTTCGAGACGCCGTACCGCCACGAGGGCAAGAAGACGATGTTCTACGAGATCGCAGAACAGCTCGAGTGGGAGACGCCGGACGCCATCGTCTACCCCACCGGAGGCGGGGTCGGACTCGTCGGAATGCACAAGGCCGCAAAGGAGCTCCGCGAGCTGGGGCTGATCGACGAACTGCCGGCGCTGTACGCCGCCCAGGCGACGGGCTGTCAGCCGATCGTCGAGGCCTTCGAGTCGGGTTCCGAGGTTCACGAGGCCGTCGAGCATCCGGACACAATTTGCGGCGGCATCGAGATCCCCGACCCCGGCGCGAGCCCCTGGATCCTCGAGGCGCTGCGCGAGAGCGGCGGCGGCGCGGTGGCGACGGACGACGAGGAGATCCTCGAGGCCGCCATCGCGGTGGCGAAGGGAGAGGGTCTCGAGATGGCGCCCACCTGCGCGGCGGCCGCCAGCGGCGCGTGGGAACTCGGCGAGCGCGGCGAGTTCGAGGGCGACGAGACGGTCGTCATCCTCAACACGGGCACCGGAAACAAGGACGCCGACGTGCTTCGCAGCCACCTGATGGGCAAGGGGATCTGA
- a CDS encoding class I SAM-dependent methyltransferase, whose product MDAEEYFDDVAAFYDAVYRQQADSGDVAFYREIAREVDGSVLEVGCGTGRIYLELRRDGVDAYGIDVSTGMLEVLRENATEAGLESRVRAADVRSFEPEREYALVIVPFRAFLHLLETDEQLAALESIHDALAPGGRLVLNAFTPNFEVICERYGECEERDLEVDGRSYTYRVRSELADEVEQYTRIRSVVLDADDRVVLERETRIALLSRREFDLLFRLSPFEEWTVSGGFEGGDLESASQEMVWTARRTA is encoded by the coding sequence ATGGACGCCGAGGAGTACTTCGACGACGTGGCCGCCTTCTACGACGCGGTCTACCGCCAGCAGGCCGACAGCGGCGACGTCGCCTTCTACCGCGAGATCGCCCGCGAGGTCGACGGCTCCGTACTGGAGGTCGGCTGTGGGACGGGTCGGATCTACCTCGAACTCCGCCGTGACGGCGTCGACGCGTACGGCATCGACGTCTCGACGGGAATGCTCGAGGTGCTCCGGGAGAACGCGACCGAGGCGGGGCTCGAGTCGCGCGTCCGGGCGGCCGACGTCAGGTCGTTCGAGCCCGAACGCGAGTACGCGCTGGTGATCGTCCCGTTTCGGGCGTTCTTACACCTCCTCGAGACGGACGAGCAGCTGGCGGCGCTCGAGTCGATCCACGACGCGCTGGCTCCCGGCGGGCGGCTGGTACTCAACGCCTTTACGCCGAACTTCGAGGTGATCTGCGAGCGGTACGGCGAGTGCGAGGAGCGCGACCTCGAGGTCGACGGCCGGTCGTACACCTACCGGGTTCGGTCGGAACTGGCCGACGAGGTCGAGCAGTACACCCGGATCCGATCCGTCGTTCTCGACGCCGACGATCGGGTCGTCCTCGAGCGCGAGACACGGATCGCCCTGCTCTCGAGACGCGAGTTCGACCTGCTGTTCCGGCTGTCTCCGTTCGAGGAGTGGACGGTTTCGGGGGGGTTCGAGGGCGGTGATCTCGAGTCGGCGAGTCAGGAGATGGTGTGGACGGCCCGCCGAACGGCCTAA
- a CDS encoding phosphoglycerol geranylgeranyltransferase has product MTAPWDDWNHILKLDPDKDLPDGVTYGDLCATGTDAIEVGGTMGMTEENMTAVIEACAEHDVPLYQEPSNPSVVVENDALAGYLIPTVFNAGSPFWITGAHKEWVRLEGDLEWDRTWMEAYIVMNPEADVATLTEADCDLSAEEVGAYAKVAERMFGQEIVYVEYSGTYGDANVVAAAAGSLTESTLFYGGGIHDYDSAYEMSSHADVIVVGNLAHDEGVDAVRETVKAANDAS; this is encoded by the coding sequence ATGACTGCGCCCTGGGACGACTGGAACCACATTCTGAAGCTCGATCCCGACAAGGATCTCCCCGACGGGGTCACGTACGGCGATCTCTGTGCGACCGGCACCGACGCCATCGAAGTCGGCGGCACGATGGGAATGACCGAGGAGAACATGACGGCCGTCATCGAGGCCTGCGCCGAACACGACGTGCCCCTCTACCAGGAGCCGTCGAACCCGAGCGTCGTCGTCGAGAACGACGCGCTCGCTGGCTACCTCATCCCGACGGTGTTCAACGCCGGCTCGCCGTTCTGGATCACCGGCGCCCACAAGGAGTGGGTCCGTCTCGAGGGCGACCTCGAGTGGGACCGCACCTGGATGGAAGCCTACATCGTGATGAACCCGGAGGCGGACGTCGCGACGCTCACGGAGGCCGACTGCGACCTCTCCGCCGAGGAGGTCGGTGCCTACGCGAAAGTCGCCGAGCGGATGTTCGGCCAGGAGATCGTCTACGTCGAGTACTCCGGTACCTACGGCGACGCGAACGTGGTCGCGGCCGCGGCCGGCTCCCTCACGGAGTCGACGCTGTTCTACGGCGGCGGCATCCACGACTACGACTCCGCCTACGAGATGAGCAGCCACGCCGACGTGATCGTCGTCGGCAACCTCGCCCACGACGAGGGCGTCGACGCCGTCCGCGAGACGGTGAAGGCCGCGAACGACGCGTCGTAG
- a CDS encoding helix-turn-helix domain-containing protein, with translation MSLLAEYEVAAPSLFLTPTLEAVPGLEVEIERQFALVSSQPVAFCWLRYGSVGSGDREALERAEAALEADATVEGFERVEDVDRRALYRVRRSESDVLETYEQWMAVGAELLRCRGSGGRWEVEMRFPDREAFTAYYSFLEAAGVAFDLQRLSDGAEAATDDILTESQREAVCLAWERGFFDVPRETTLEELAVALDISDQAVSERLRRGQSRLVEEYLS, from the coding sequence ATGAGTCTCCTCGCGGAATACGAGGTCGCGGCGCCGTCGCTCTTTCTCACGCCCACGCTCGAGGCGGTTCCCGGCCTCGAGGTCGAGATCGAACGGCAGTTCGCCCTCGTCTCGTCACAGCCCGTCGCGTTCTGCTGGCTTCGGTACGGGAGCGTCGGGAGCGGCGACCGCGAGGCCCTCGAGCGCGCGGAAGCCGCACTCGAGGCCGACGCGACCGTCGAGGGGTTCGAGCGGGTCGAAGACGTCGACCGCCGCGCGCTGTACCGGGTCCGACGAAGCGAGAGCGACGTCCTCGAGACGTACGAGCAGTGGATGGCCGTCGGCGCGGAGTTGCTCCGGTGTCGCGGCAGCGGCGGCCGCTGGGAGGTCGAGATGCGGTTTCCCGATCGGGAGGCGTTCACCGCGTACTACTCGTTTCTCGAGGCCGCCGGAGTCGCCTTCGACTTACAGCGCCTCTCCGATGGCGCCGAGGCGGCGACCGACGACATCCTCACCGAGTCGCAGCGCGAAGCGGTGTGTCTCGCCTGGGAGCGCGGCTTCTTCGACGTCCCCCGGGAGACGACGCTCGAGGAGCTGGCGGTGGCGCTCGACATCTCCGATCAGGCGGTGAGCGAACGGCTGCGCCGGGGGCAGTCCCGGCTCGTCGAGGAGTACCTGTCCTGA
- a CDS encoding SIR2 family NAD-dependent protein deacylase has protein sequence MDDLETLATGIRDTETTVALTGAGISAPSGVPTFRGDDGVWDRFEEGQFTHGRFRRDPVGFWRDRLELQRAMYGESYEPNAAHEALAALGEAGHLEAIVTQNTDGLHLEAARAVTGDEEGAGGGDSGEGAEVLELHGNAHRVVCTACGERTDAEPILERVDDGEVPPRCNCGGDGGAGGIYKPDVVLFGERLPPAVLQRAQNLARESDVFLAVGSSLVVEPAASLPRVAARNGATVGIVNLEPTPVDELADVVCREDVTDTLPRLWATVDGGAGGSDGTGQP, from the coding sequence ATGGACGACCTCGAGACACTCGCCACCGGCATCCGCGATACGGAGACGACCGTCGCGCTCACCGGCGCCGGCATCTCCGCCCCCTCGGGCGTGCCCACGTTTCGGGGCGACGACGGCGTCTGGGACCGGTTCGAGGAGGGACAGTTCACCCACGGGCGGTTCCGGCGCGACCCCGTCGGGTTCTGGCGCGACCGCCTCGAGTTACAGCGAGCGATGTACGGCGAATCGTACGAACCGAACGCGGCGCACGAGGCGCTGGCCGCCCTGGGCGAAGCGGGGCACCTCGAGGCGATCGTCACGCAGAACACGGACGGGTTGCACCTCGAAGCCGCCCGCGCCGTCACGGGAGACGAAGAGGGGGCTGGCGGCGGAGACTCCGGAGAGGGCGCGGAGGTCCTCGAGCTCCACGGCAACGCCCACCGGGTCGTCTGCACCGCGTGCGGGGAGCGAACCGACGCCGAACCGATCCTCGAGCGGGTCGACGACGGTGAGGTGCCACCCCGGTGTAACTGCGGCGGAGACGGCGGCGCCGGCGGGATCTACAAACCCGACGTCGTCCTCTTCGGCGAGCGACTGCCGCCGGCGGTCCTCCAGCGGGCGCAGAACCTGGCTCGGGAGAGCGACGTCTTCCTCGCCGTCGGCTCCTCGCTCGTCGTCGAACCCGCCGCCTCGCTGCCTCGAGTCGCCGCGAGAAACGGCGCCACGGTCGGGATCGTCAACCTCGAGCCGACGCCGGTCGACGAACTCGCGGACGTGGTTTGCCGGGAGGACGTCACCGACACCCTCCCCCGGCTCTGGGCTACGGTCGACGGCGGTGCCGGCGGCTCGGACGGGACCGGCCAGCCGTGA